The following coding sequences are from one Delphinus delphis chromosome 19, mDelDel1.2, whole genome shotgun sequence window:
- the LOC138413891 gene encoding collagen alpha-6(VI) chain-like has protein sequence MEGKAGVGRLGGSACGWASGPQINQEPRLDGVKPGEQWDTAGEGQARGPRSGNPRFADREGDPGQARDPGLWRKGITQGQQGGESPGSRSPAEARDPQWMDPSEEPGPTREEAGSRTRSRHGRRGGGAIPLTAGIGSGTALILCSSSWARSSVSSAPAAGRAALMGLGCSGGRRVPGGPLGQAGSEWARPGVGTGPEPDLAAGGGREAA, from the coding sequence atggagggcaaagctggggtcGGAAGACTCGGGGGCAGCGCCTGCGGCTGGGCTTCGGGTCCTCAGATCAACCAAGAGCCCCGCCTGGATGGGGTGAAGCCGGGTGAGCAATGGGATACCGCGGGAGAAGGGCAGGCTCGTGGTCCGAGGTCTGGGAATCCGAGGTTCGCAGATCGCGAGGGGGACCCGGGACAGGCACGAGATCCTGGTCTTTGGAGGAAGGGGATCACCCAGGGACAGCAGGGAGGGGAATCCCCCGGGAGCCGGTCCCCGGCCGAGGCGCGGGATCCACAGTGGATGGACCCAAGTGAGGAGCCGGGACCCACGCGGGAGGAGGCGGGATCCAGGACCCGGTCCCGGCacgggcggcggggcgggggcgccaTCCCTCTCACCGCTGGAATCGGTTCTGGAACCGCATTGATCCTCTGCTCCTCCTCGTGGGCCAGGAGCTCGGTATCGTCAGCGCCGGCGGCCGGGCGCGCGGCCCTCATGGGCTTGGGCTGCTCCGGAGGCCGCCGCGTGCCCGGCGGACCACTCGGCCAGGCAGGGTCGGAGTGGGCCAGGCCGGGGGTCGGGACAGGACCGGAGCCAGACCTGGCGGCTGGGGGCGGGAGGGAAGCCGCTTAA